From a single Phocoena sinus isolate mPhoSin1 chromosome 1, mPhoSin1.pri, whole genome shotgun sequence genomic region:
- the ACTL8 gene encoding actin-like protein 8, with the protein MATRTIVIDHGSGFLKAGFSGFNEPQMVFPSIVNYIPCRENPGPSYARRRVSLGIDLCRPDTFSYPIHRGRVLNWEGVEHIWSFVLEKHRLENENSPVMVTEFPLKEPADRQKTLEIMFELLDVPSIFLADQLEMSLYASGLLTGVVVDSGYGLTRVQPFHLGCPLRSSAKMLEFAGQDLSAYLFKSLFKEDYNRHNLFQLDTVATTQMTKCYVPQNLGESLDFYQSLPGGSDENNAYQLPDGSRVELTPMQRLAPEMFFSPEVFDLQGPSISQAVLDSIETCEASMHPLLVSHLMACGGNTLYPGFTKRLYGLIADHFSSTKTTMWVGSNRNFSVWLGASVVAHLSTYKSKWMTKEEYDESFKM; encoded by the exons ATGGCTACAAGAACCATCGTCATTGACCACGGCTCTGGCTTTCTGAAGGCTGGCTTTTCGGGGTTCAATGAGCCCCAGATGGTCTTCCCGAGCATCGTGAACTACATCCCTTGCAGGGAGAACCCCGGCCCCAGCTACGCCCGGCGGCGCGTAAGCCTAGGCATCGATCTTTGCCGTCCCGACACCTTTAGCTACCCCATCCACCGGGGCCGTGTCCTCAACTGGGAGGGTGTGGAGCACATCTGGTCATTTGTCCTAGAGAAACACAGGCTGGAGAATGAGAACTCCCCTGTGATGGTCACAGAGTTCCCCCTGAAGGAGCCTGCGGACCGGCAGAAGACCCTGGAG ATTATGTTTGAGTTACTGGATGTCCCGTCCATCTTCCTGGCTGACCAGCTGGAGATGTCCCTGTATGCCTCTGGCCTCCTGACCGGCGTGGTGGTAGATTCAGGCTACGGCCTGACCCGCGTGCAGCCTTTCCATCTGGGCTGCCCCTTACGGTCCAGTGCTAAGATGCTGGAGTTTGCAGGCCAGGATCTGTCGGCCTATCTCTTCAAGAGCCTTTTTAAGGAAGATTACAATCGACACAACCTGTTTCAGCTGGATACGGTGGCCACCACTCAGATGACCAAGTGCTACGTGCCGCAGAATCTGGGGGAGTCACTGGACTTTTATCAGAGCCTGCCGGGAGGCTCCGATGAGAATAATGCCTATCAGCTCCCGGATGGCAGCCGTGTGGAGCTGACCCCCATGCAGCGGCTGGCTCCTGAGATGTTCTTCAGCCCTGAGGTGTTCGACCTGCAAGGGCCCAGCATCTCCCAGGCCGTCCTGGATTCCATCGAGACCTGCGAGGCCTCCATGCACCCGCTGCTCGTCTCCCACCTGATGGCCTGTGGGGGCAACACCCTCTATCCTGGCTTCACCAAGCGTCTGTATGGGCTGATCGCTGATCATTTCTCCTCCACCAAGACCACCATGTGGGTGGGTTCCAACAGGAACTTTAGTGTCTGGCTAGGAGCGTCTGTAGTGGCTCATCTGTCGACTTACAAGTCTAAGTGGATGACCAAAGAGGAGTATGATGAGAGTTTCAAGATGTGA